The sequence ACGATTTGCGCGTCTACTGCGCAGTTGTTTCCGAAAGCGACATTGTTAGCCTTCTggttgtaaaaacaaaaaacaaaaatgaatgccGGCGGCATTGGCAAAGCACCAAAAACTATGCAAATTTctgtaaacaaaataatttctGTAACGGTTCAAGGTTCTACGTGATCCtcccccttttctctttttttgtgccattAAAGTCTATTATAATAACGTTAAAGGTACGTTTGGTTTTACCCGTCCTTGCCATGTCTTGCCCTCTGGGAAGTTAGTCAAAACttatgatttttcttcttcgtaaaAATATGTTAGTGAGAGGTAATTACGCAATTTCGCTTTGGGTTTTAACATCGTAGAAAATGCGTAAATATAAAAATCGTACTCGGTGATTCTTCGTTCTATTTCGAACCGGTTTCCtgtgcttttttctttttacagttTTATTCGTACTTGTGTTAATTTTTGCGCATTGGTAGGTGATCCGACGGTTTTTGGAAATTTGTGCCCGGCGGAAGAGATCATCGAGGCCGTCGTTGAAAGTGTTCGTTCGATGAAATACAACGGCTATGCACCAAGTACTGGTAAGTTATTGCGAAACAGTTGGGGCCTTGGCCTCCTAATTTCTTTCAAGTTAGGTTAGGTTATTGCGTTCATATGTAGATGAGGCACCCTGCATTCATTGGCTCACAAGCTTTGGGCCCCTCCCGAAGACTTGATTTGCAACATGTCTATGATATGGGGTCAGATATCGATTGAGGTCATCAggtcaaaagaaataaaaagaatctctGCTATGTCGAAGGGGAGTAGACATGGGTGAGAGACTAGGGTAGAATATCAATCCCCCTCGTCTTGAAAAACTTTCTCGTCCATTTGTTTCCCATTGATCTCATTTAGATAAATAACCTTCTCTTTCTATTTATGGTCCAGGCTATGAAGAAGCCCGCAAAATCGTAGCTTCTTATGTCTCAGTACCTGGAGCGACCGTTGAAGCTAAGGTATAAATCTCATTACCTGTTCTTTGAgacttatttttaaatgtcaattGGTATTCTAGGATATAATCTTATGTTCTGGCTGTTCTTGTGCCCTTGACTTGAGCATCTCTGTATTGGCAAATCCGGGACAAAATATTCTTGTGCCTCGCCCGGGGTTCCCACTCTACCGTACATTGGCAGAGGGATTGGGCATTCGAACCAAATTTTACGATCTGAAGGTTGTACAGCATTCTTCATGGTCATTGCCAATAGACTGTCTAGAATGAATCGTAGCTAATCCCAGCTTCCTTATCGTTGCAGCCTGAAAACGGATGGGAAGTCGACCTGGAACAACTTGAAGCGCAAATTGACGACCAAACAGCTGCCATCGTCGTTAATAATCCTTCTAATCCTTGTGGATCTGTCTACAATCGTTCGCATTTGAATGCAATTCTTCAAGTGGCCGCTCGCAATTTTGTGCCCATTATCGCAGATGAAATCTACGATTACTTCGTAAGTCTCGTTAATTTTATCCACTTTGATTATGTATTAATCGGAAAATATTCTTGTGATGCCTACAGGTATTTCCTGGTCACGAGTTTCATCCCCTGGCTTCACTGACAAATGAAGTTCCCATTCTGACATGCGGTGGGCTGACCAAAAGGTTTATCGACTACCTACTCTCGTTCGACTTGTGCCTTAActcgtttgttttctaatGGATAGATATCTTATACCTGGCTGGAGAATGGGCTGGATTGTTGTTCACGATAGGAACGAAGCGCTTTCATTGGAGGTATTAAGAGTCAGCTACATGAGTTTTATCTGACAAACAATAATAGAATGCATTATGACTTGTTGACTGTCGTCAGGTCAGGAAAGGATTGCAGAGTCTAAGCCAAAGGATTATCGGTAGTAGTACCATCCTACAAGGGGCTCTGAGTCGTATTTTGACGCAAACACCGCCGGAATTCTTCCAGTCAACTATCGCGCAAGTTTACGCAAGTGTTATTCCaactattttctcttttttttttcccttgggTTCGGGTTATCTAATGATAGTGTGACCTACAACAGGATAACGCCCGACTGGCGCATCAACTGCTGTCTGGCTTGCCTGGAATGAGACCAATCATGCCTTCCGGGGCAATGTACATGATGGTAACAGACTGACAAATGTCTAGATTTCCCctttttaagttatttttaACGGTGAAACAATTTTTGATCGACTGTTTTCAGGTTGGTGTAGACATGAGCAATTTCCCCGAGTTTGAAAACGACTTGCAATTTGTTGAACGTATGGTAACAGAGGAGTCGGTCTTTTGTCTGCCCGGAAGAGtaagcattttaaaatttgtattaTTCACCAATTTTAATTGTAACGAATTTATTTGTTAGTGCTTTGATTATCCCAACTACTTTCGTATCGTCCTAACTGTGCCTGAAATGCAATTACGCGAAGCCTGCCATCGTATTAGCCAATTTTGCACCGCTCACTATGTCGCGCCTCTCGCCTTGGGGAAGGAAGAGCAACTTTCCAATGGCCATATTCACCACGAGCTACACAACGGCATCGTCACTGTTATAGAGCCTTGAcactggaaacaaaaaaaaaacagatgatTTTGGAagatattttttaatcagtaGTCCCTACCAGTAGGCGTTTCTGCATCGTGTTGGAGAAACCAGAATTTTTTGCCGTCCTTTCTCGCCCGGTACAATTTTTACACGGTTGCGGAAAAATAACAACTATCCGTCGTTAGGACAGTGTTATTCCCTTTTCAGAAGCGAAAGAGCAAAGGATTCAGTTTCGCGAGATATTGaggttttaaataataatagctAATATTTTATACCCTTGTCGACT comes from Daphnia carinata strain CSIRO-1 chromosome 2, CSIRO_AGI_Dcar_HiC_V3, whole genome shotgun sequence and encodes:
- the LOC130686926 gene encoding tyrosine aminotransferase-like isoform X2, producing MKSRRSWSVTASDLAKNTFNPIRTVVESMKLTPNPEKPMIALSIGDPTVFGNLCPAEEIIEAVVESVRSMKYNGYAPSTGYEEARKIVASYVSVPGATVEAKDIILCSGCSCALDLSISVLANPGQNILVPRPGFPLYRTLAEGLGIRTKFYDLKPENGWEVDLEQLEAQIDDQTAAIVVNNPSNPCGSVYNRSHLNAILQVAARNFVPIIADEIYDYFVFPGHEFHPLASLTNEVPILTCGGLTKRYLIPGWRMGWIVVHDRNEALSLEVRKGLQSLSQRIIGSSTILQGALSRILTQTPPEFFQSTIAQVYDNARLAHQLLSGLPGMRPIMPSGAMYMMVGVDMSNFPEFENDLQFVERMVTEESVFCLPGRCFDYPNYFRIVLTVPEMQLREACHRISQFCTAHYVAPLALGKEEQLSNGHIHHELHNGIVTVIEP
- the LOC130686926 gene encoding tyrosine aminotransferase-like isoform X1, whose protein sequence is MRAVSSRCFSFASAKMKSRRSWSVTASDLAKNTFNPIRTVVESMKLTPNPEKPMIALSIGDPTVFGNLCPAEEIIEAVVESVRSMKYNGYAPSTGYEEARKIVASYVSVPGATVEAKDIILCSGCSCALDLSISVLANPGQNILVPRPGFPLYRTLAEGLGIRTKFYDLKPENGWEVDLEQLEAQIDDQTAAIVVNNPSNPCGSVYNRSHLNAILQVAARNFVPIIADEIYDYFVFPGHEFHPLASLTNEVPILTCGGLTKRYLIPGWRMGWIVVHDRNEALSLEVRKGLQSLSQRIIGSSTILQGALSRILTQTPPEFFQSTIAQVYDNARLAHQLLSGLPGMRPIMPSGAMYMMVGVDMSNFPEFENDLQFVERMVTEESVFCLPGRCFDYPNYFRIVLTVPEMQLREACHRISQFCTAHYVAPLALGKEEQLSNGHIHHELHNGIVTVIEP